One Sphingobacteriales bacterium DNA segment encodes these proteins:
- a CDS encoding MATE family efflux transporter — MELKAVYKDIWKLGYPIMVGSLAQNLIGATDMIILGWVGETEFAASGLISTFYLILVMIGFAISRGGQILISRRIGAGNYHQAGFWVRHLMYLELGMALVLFLTIFFFSRQILALFITNKDIYEASLLYLDYRIFGLFFSCLSFVYMALYTSIGRTGIIAVITIALFIINAGLNYLLVFGVGPFPEMGIAGSGLASTIAEVVCTGLAFIWICYDRYLKPLQLFNFEAVNFVSLKRLFNLSFPIIVQYIMGLGGWFLLFSIIESLGKRALSVSTVVKMVYTFYSIPAWGMASAANALVSNIIGQQKHSRVFIAIYRTIIVSVVITIVLCLSLVLFPAYIAHIFTQDTAIAQAAIPLFYPLIFILLASAVSAVIFNGLMGTGAVIYSLLIEMFSIIVYLGYAVALVKWVTEVQLWYVWMAEFIYWTLLAILAWAFLKRSNWEDFHI; from the coding sequence GTGGAATTAAAAGCAGTATATAAAGATATTTGGAAACTTGGCTACCCCATTATGGTGGGCAGTTTGGCTCAAAACTTAATTGGAGCTACTGATATGATTATTTTAGGCTGGGTGGGCGAAACTGAATTTGCCGCATCGGGCTTAATTTCAACTTTTTACCTTATTTTGGTTATGATTGGTTTTGCCATCTCAAGGGGTGGGCAAATATTAATTTCGAGGCGTATTGGCGCGGGCAATTACCACCAAGCCGGATTTTGGGTGCGGCATTTAATGTACCTCGAGCTTGGAATGGCGCTTGTGCTGTTTCTTACAATTTTTTTCTTTTCGAGGCAAATATTGGCGCTATTTATAACCAATAAAGATATTTACGAAGCTAGTTTATTGTATTTAGATTATCGCATTTTTGGTTTGTTTTTTAGCTGTCTTAGTTTTGTGTACATGGCTTTATATACCAGTATAGGCCGAACCGGAATTATAGCGGTTATAACTATTGCTTTGTTTATTATTAATGCAGGGTTAAATTATTTGCTTGTTTTTGGTGTTGGACCATTTCCGGAAATGGGCATTGCCGGGTCGGGTCTCGCTTCAACCATTGCCGAGGTGGTTTGTACTGGATTGGCTTTTATATGGATTTGCTACGACAGATACCTCAAACCACTACAATTATTTAATTTTGAGGCAGTTAATTTCGTGTCGTTAAAACGGTTATTTAACTTATCCTTCCCTATTATAGTGCAATATATTATGGGTTTGGGGGGCTGGTTTTTGCTGTTTAGCATCATCGAAAGTTTGGGCAAGCGTGCACTTTCTGTTTCAACAGTGGTAAAAATGGTTTATACTTTTTACAGTATTCCCGCATGGGGTATGGCTTCGGCGGCTAACGCATTAGTAAGCAATATAATTGGACAACAAAAACACAGCCGCGTATTTATAGCTATTTACCGAACCATCATTGTAAGCGTTGTTATTACCATTGTTTTATGCCTAAGCTTAGTTTTGTTTCCGGCATATATTGCCCACATTTTTACCCAAGATACCGCTATTGCGCAGGCCGCCATTCCGCTTTTTTATCCCTTAATTTTTATTTTATTAGCCTCGGCAGTATCGGCTGTAATATTTAACGGATTAATGGGTACGGGTGCAGTCATTTACTCGTTGTTAATAGAAATGTTTAGCATAATTGTTTATTTGGGCTATGCGGTCGCTTTGGTAAAGTGGGTAACCGAGGTGCAACTTTGGTATGTTTGGATGGCCGAGTTTATTTACTGGACGCTGCTGGCAATTTTGGCATGGGCCTTTTTAAAGCGCAGTAATTGGGAAGATTTTCATATATAA
- a CDS encoding carboxypeptidase M32 codes for MENQLYVHFCKKMQEMGYLSSAMSVLSWDQETYMPEKGAAMRSQQLATLSGIAHDQFTSDETQDLVDSLQTIIPDLTFAQQRNVSEVAKALDRAKKFSREFVMRSSRITSQCFQAWQYAKQHNDFEKYQQPLAEMVALKREACEILGYKNHPYDALIDQYEPETTTADVITLFDDVRQQLVDFVAEIANKPPVDDRFLRQNYPQKQQWDFGIDLLKQMGYDFSAGRQDVSSHPFTTSFGSNDVRVTTRIDENSLDDMIWSCIHEGGHALYEQGLPGAEFGLTSGSAASLGIHESQSRLWENMVGRSLPYWKANYGSLQQIFKTQLAKTSLIDFYKGINKVEPSFIRTSADELTYHFHIMIRFELELALLTGNLKVADLPAAWNDKYKAYLNIEVPNNQKGCLQDVHWSHGSFGYFPTYSIGSFYAAQFYAHAQKAIPNLTANIEAGNLQALLQWLRTNIHQHGGTYPAPSLCQRVTGEKLNFKYFMDYARDKYSFIYDL; via the coding sequence ATGGAAAATCAGTTGTATGTACATTTTTGCAAAAAAATGCAGGAAATGGGCTATTTAAGCTCGGCCATGTCTGTATTATCATGGGATCAAGAAACTTATATGCCCGAAAAAGGTGCAGCAATGCGGTCGCAGCAATTGGCAACTTTGTCGGGTATTGCCCACGACCAATTTACAAGTGACGAAACTCAGGATTTGGTTGACTCGCTGCAAACTATTATTCCGGATTTAACTTTTGCACAGCAGCGCAATGTAAGCGAGGTTGCCAAAGCTCTTGACCGGGCCAAAAAATTTTCGCGCGAGTTTGTTATGCGCAGTTCCCGAATAACATCGCAATGCTTTCAGGCGTGGCAATATGCCAAACAACACAACGATTTTGAAAAATACCAACAACCGTTGGCCGAAATGGTAGCCTTAAAACGCGAGGCTTGCGAAATTTTGGGTTATAAAAATCATCCCTACGATGCTTTAATTGACCAATATGAGCCAGAAACTACCACCGCTGACGTTATCACTTTGTTTGATGATGTAAGGCAGCAATTAGTAGATTTTGTTGCCGAAATTGCCAATAAACCACCTGTTGACGACCGTTTTTTGCGCCAAAATTACCCTCAAAAACAACAATGGGATTTTGGTATTGACCTGCTTAAACAAATGGGTTACGACTTTTCGGCAGGTCGGCAAGATGTGTCTTCGCACCCTTTTACCACCAGTTTTGGCAGTAACGATGTGCGCGTTACTACCCGCATTGACGAAAATAGTTTAGACGACATGATTTGGAGTTGTATTCACGAGGGAGGGCATGCCCTGTACGAACAAGGTTTGCCCGGAGCTGAGTTTGGTTTAACCTCGGGAAGTGCTGCTTCATTGGGTATCCACGAGTCGCAATCAAGGCTTTGGGAGAATATGGTAGGCCGTTCATTACCCTACTGGAAAGCTAATTATGGCAGTTTGCAACAAATTTTTAAAACTCAATTAGCAAAAACAAGTTTAATTGATTTTTATAAAGGTATTAATAAGGTTGAACCCAGTTTTATTCGCACAAGCGCCGATGAGCTAACTTATCATTTTCATATTATGATACGTTTTGAATTGGAATTGGCACTGCTTACCGGCAATTTAAAAGTAGCCGACCTGCCCGCCGCATGGAACGACAAGTACAAAGCCTATTTAAATATTGAAGTTCCGAACAATCAAAAGGGCTGCTTGCAAGATGTGCATTGGTCGCATGGCAGTTTTGGCTATTTTCCAACCTATTCGATAGGTAGTTTTTACGCTGCCCAGTTTTACGCCCATGCTCAAAAAGCCATTCCAAATTTAACCGCCAATATTGAAGCGGGTAATTTGCAAGCGCTGTTACAATGGCTGCGTACCAATATACACCAACATGGCGGCACCTACCCCGCGCCATCTCTTTGCCAAAGGGTTACCGGCGAAAAACTAAATTTTAAATATTTTATGGATTACGCACGCGATAAGTATTCTTTTATTTACGACTTATAA